A single region of the Thunnus maccoyii chromosome 10, fThuMac1.1, whole genome shotgun sequence genome encodes:
- the sh3bp5la gene encoding SH3-binding domain protein 5-like, a: MEPGDLRESPAGSGESDAGDWREDIPGEDQEVKAAETNGTTLESVHTREEGENEKQKSVGEQLHSPYEEELDPRIQEELEHLNEASAEINRLELQLDDARSGYRKILTESARKLNAQSSQLGSCIEKARPYYEARRLAKEAQQETQKAALSYERAVSMHTAAREMVYVAEQGLMADGKNTLDPTWQEMLNHATSKVNEAEEERLRSEREHMRVTHACQEAEARVQMLQKSLKRVILKSKPYFELKAQFNHILEENKTKVLQLEQHVAKVKTRYSIALRNLEQISEQIHAQRGRDQAEGGRPTVCGGRSPPVGAESDIRVQEEGGACGGGVTGKDRTDAAINLVEKYKEKENEKERERERERAGSDSLSVFSLQTIASDLEKYDSIEHLGDLSDVGSVTGDEVEKERGGVMDRRDKLTETSSKERQQQFHKQHHRSFSL, from the exons ATGGAGCCAGGGGACTTGCGAGAGAGCCCCGCCGGGTCCGGGGAGTCTGATGCTGGGGATTGGAGGGAGGATATTCCCGGCGAGGATCAGGAGGTCAAGGCTGCCGAAACTAATGGAACAACACTAGAATCGGTGCACACCCGAGAGGAAGGCGAGAATGAGAAACAAAAAAGCGTGGGAGAGCAATTACACAGTCCATACGAGGAGGAACTGGACCCCAGAATCCAG GAAGAGTTGGAGCACCTCAATGAAGCCAGTGCAGAAATCAACAGGCTTGAACTGCAGTTAGat GACGCTAGATCAGGGTACCGGAAGATCCTCACAGAGTCTGCCAGGAAACTAAACGCTCAGAGCTCTCAGCTTGGTAGCTGCATAGAGAAAGCAAGACCGTATTATGAAGCACGCCGCCTTGCGAAAGAG GCTCAGCAGGAGACCCAGAAGGCAGCTTTGAGCTACGAGAGAGCGGTTTCTATGCACACGGCTGCCAGGGAGATGGTCTATGTGGCAGAGCAGGGCTTGATGGCTGATGGAAAGAACACCCTGGATCCCACCTGGCAGGAGATGCTCAACCACGCTACCTCCAAG GTGAACGAAGCCGAGGAGGAGCGACTCCGCAGTGAGAGGGAGCACATGCGCGTCACCCACGCATGCCAGGAGGCCGAGGCTCGGGTTCAGATGCTGCAGAAGTCCCTCAAAAGAGTCATCCTGAAGTCCAAACCTTACTTTGAGCTCAAAGCGCAGTTCAACCACATTCTGGAG GAGAACAAAACCAAAGTGCTGCAGCTGGAACAGCACGTGGCTAAAGTGAAGACCCGCTATTCCATCGCCCTGCGAAACTTGGAGCAAATCAGCGAGCAGATCCACGCTCAGAGGGGGAGGGACCAGGCCGAGGGAGGGCGCCCCACTGTCTGCGGTGGGCGGAGCCCCCCTGTCGGAGCGGAGTCTGACATCAGGGTTCAGGAAGAAGGTGGAGCCTGCGGTGGTGGCGTGACGGGGAAAGATCGAACGGATGCAGCCATCAATCTGGTGGAGAAATACAAGGAGAAGGAGAAtgaaaaggagagggagagggagcggGAGCGGGCGGGGTCGGATTCCCTTTCGGTCTTCAGCCTGCAGACCATCGCTTCCGACTTGGAGAAATATGACTCCATCGAGCACCTCGGGGACCTGAGCGATGTCGGGAGCGTAACTGGGGATgaggtggagaaagagagaggcggAGTGATGGATAGAAGAGACAAGCTGACGGAAACAAGCTCCAAAGAGCGCCAGCAGCAGTTCCACAAGCAACACCACCGCAGCTTCAGTTTGTGA
- the mgat1a gene encoding alpha-1,3-mannosyl-glycoprotein 2-beta-N-acetylglucosaminyltransferase a, giving the protein MLRKRGSLILCGTFLFITWNAILVLLLWGRPPPGQPGDPGREHRELAERPTNDVLGDMLRMADTVEAELERQKQILLQIQNRQSLWEPSNINGPNVVIPRQPVIPILVMACNRVTVRRCLDKLLEHRPSAELYPIIVSQDCGHAETAEVIRSYGNQVTHLKQPDLSDIAVPPAHKKFQGYYKISRHYRWALNQVFKTQSHSSVVIVEDDLEVAPDFFEYFQALLPLLKSDPSLWCVSAWNDNGRDGYVDPGKANLLYRTDFFPGLGWMLLKEVWEELEPKWPASFWDDWMRQPEQRRDRACIRPEISRTITFGRQGVSLGQFFDKYLRYIKLNTEFVPFTELDLSYLKEETYREKFEKEVYSAPVVTYEGVKQGKLKGPGPFRLQYSSKDSFKVMAKNLGIMDDLKSGVPRAGYRGVVSFISRGQRVFLAPPPGWTKYDTTWS; this is encoded by the exons ATGCTCCGCAAGAGAGGTTCTCTCATTCTTTGTGGTACGTTCCTGTTTATCACCTGGAACGCCATACTGGTGCTTCTGCTGTGGGGCAGACCCCCGCCTGGCCAGCCGGGCGACCCCGGCCGAGAGCACAGGGAACTGGCTGAAAGGCCGACTAATGATGTGCTGGGAGATATGCTCCGTATGGCAGACACGGTTGAAGCAGAGCTTGAAAGGCAAAAACAAATTCTGCTGCAGATCCAGAATCGCCAGTCACTATGGGAGCCGTCGAACATAAACGGACCCAATGTTGTCATCCCCCGTCAGCCTGTCATTCCTATCCTGGTTATGGCCTGTAACAGGGTCACTGTGAGGCGCTGCTTGGACAAACTCCTGGAGCACCGTCCTTCAGCAGAGCTTTACCCAATCATAGTGAGCCAGGACTGTGGACACGCTGAGACGGCGGAGGTGATTCGCTCTTATGGAAATCAAGTAACTCACCTGAAACAGCCGGACTTGTCGGATATCGCTGTGCCACCCGCGCACAAGAAGTTTCAGGGTTACTACAAAATCTCCAGGCATTACCGCTGGGCTCTCAACCAAGTGTTCAAGACTCAGTCTCACTCCTCTGTTGTCATCGTAGAGGATGACCTGGAG GTGGCACCAGACTTCTTTGAGTACTTCCAAGCCTTGCTGCCACTTCTGAAATCTGACCCTAGTCTGTGGTGTGTGTCAGCCTGGAATGACAATGGCAGGGATGGCTACGTGGATCCAGGGAAGGCAAACTTGCTCTACCGGACAGACTTCTTCCCCGGGTTAGGGTGGATGCTCCTTAAAGAGGTGTGGGAGGAGCTGGAGCCCAAGTGGCCCGCTTCATTCTGGGACGACTGGATGCGTCAGCCCGAGCAGCGTCGCGACCGTGCCTGCATCCGCCCAGAGATCTCACGGACTATTACCTTTGGGCGGCAAGGCGTGAGTCTGGGTCAGTTTTTTGACAAGTACCTGCGTTACATTAAACTGAATACCGAATTTGTGCCTTTCACAGAGTTAGACCTGAGTTACTTGAAGGAGgaaacatacagagaaaagtTTGAGAAGGAAGTTTATAGTGCTCCTGTGGTTACATATGAAGGTGTCAAGCAGGGGAAGCTAAAAGGACCCGGGCCCTTTCGCCTTCAATACTCTAGCAAGGACAGTTTCAAAGTGATGGCCAAAAACCTGGGAATCATGGATGACTTGAAGTCTGGAGTCCCAAGGGCAGGATACAGAGGGGTTGTCAGCTTCATCTCAAGAGGACAGAGAGTCTTCTTAGCCCCTCCTCCAGGATGGACCAAGTATGATACCACCTGGAGCTGA
- the LOC121906125 gene encoding uncharacterized protein LOC121906125, with amino-acid sequence MASTPSASALTAVLRCRGNIWTRNPPTKRPATSAYSLGLAGGTVRDSPAERPRSQQAPTWEALLQGERVVVGRGLAVTYNSSRVDEKMLREKGSREKNKLCYPKLSRSRAHAPRDAYSAASGAQNALVRQLALKLISNLPGTDTCSQIIQMIKYDKYAAHIYKIVFVQETIEFPTGILKVSITPSCLMENSKQIPSFVLTGWSTLKTTCLSLTALVSEIIFCKLAVLCRSSSSPDSAPQHLLSQQDAKNIKYDAVQANGQNHSPTDLNSSKDSAQKITEDRPD; translated from the exons ATGGCTTCCACTCCCTCCGCCTCAGCCTTGACTGCTGTTCTCCGGTGTCGGGGAAATATCTGGACCAGGAATCCGCCGACCAAGCGGCCTGCCACCTCTGCGTATAGCCTCGGACTGGCCGGCGGGACGGTGCGCGACTCGCCAGCTGAGCGCCCCCGGTCACAACAGGCACCAACGTGGGAGGCTCTTCTCCAAGGAGAGCGTGTTGTGGTGGGAAGAGGACTTGCTGTAACATATAATTCGTCCCGGGTGgatgagaaaatgttgagagagaaaggttcaagggagaaaaataaattatgttatCCAAAACTTTCGCGATCAAGAGCGCATGCCCCAAGGGACGCGTACTCAGCTGCGTCTGGTGCCCAAAACGCGCTGGTACGTCAGCTGGCGCTCAAACTGATATCTAACCTGCCTGGAACAGATACATGCTCTCAAATAATTCAGATgattaaatatgacaaatatgcTGCGCATATCTATAAAATAGTATTTGTTCAGGAGACCATTGAATTCCCAACTGGCATTTTGAAAGTGTCCATAACTCCCTCATGTTTGATGgaaaattcaaaacaaatacCCTCTTTCGTGTTAACTGGCTGGTCAACACTGAAGACCACCTGCTTGTCTTTGACTGCTCTTGTGTCAGAAATTATATTTTGCAAGCTGGCGGTGTTGTGTAGGTCCAGCAGCAGCCCTGATAGTGCGCCACAGCATCTGCTGAGCCAACAGGATgcgaaaaacatcaaatatgacGCCGTGCAG GCAAATGGACAAAACCACAGTCCCACAGACCTCAACTCCTCCAAGGACTCTGCACAAAAGATCACAGAGGACAGACCTGACTGA
- the rnf183 gene encoding E3 ubiquitin-protein ligase RNF183: MSNDRERRRPEGSWNQSHGDRQAPNVKPKLSEKERKKEKPAKVRRSRSIDLERVERGRRRERDRHQGERSQRGRSEEARRRDRREGESDQRKVKPPEDDVEDTECAVCFCSYDNIFKTPKLLACGHTFCLECLARINVTSPELKTLSCPVCRELTELPHGQDLPRLGNNQDIIGKLPPEMHRALSIRFKRSKGKLLLKNPPPSSPTKSNVLTLPKKKQDGQVTAAGGLHLSAMEQGIVPTTVVDVGRPPNRVRGRLRRLFRSDQCYYTVVASIITITVALMLVGILAFVIIPNVIIHRRPGHQGNGTSFVNPENGNTP, encoded by the coding sequence ATGAGCAACGACAGGGAGAGACGCAGGCCCGAAGGGAGCTGGAACCAGAGTCACGGTGACAGACAGGCCCCCAACGTCAAACCCAAACTCagcgagaaagagaggaagaaggagaagcCAGCAAAAGTGAGGAGATCGAGGAGTATCGACTTGGAAAGGGTcgaaagagggaggagaagagaacgAGACAGGCACCAGGGTGAGAGGAGCCAGCGTGGGAGGAGCGAGGAGGCCCGGAGACgagacaggagagagggagagagcgatCAGAGGAAGGTGAAGCCGCCTGAAGATGATGTGGAGGATACTGAATGTGCTGTGTGCTTCTGCTCCTACGATAACATCTTTAAGACCCCAAAGCTGCTGGCGTGCGGGCACACCTTCTGTCTGGAGTGCCTCGCTCGCATCAATGTGACCTCTCCTGAGCTCAAGACCCTGTCCTGCCCAGTGTGCCGTGAACTGACCGAGCTCCCCCACGGCCAGGACCTGCCCCGACTGGGCAACAATCAGGACATCATAGGCAAACTCCCACCAGAGATGCACAGGGCACTGTCTATCCGCTTCAAGCGCAGCAAGGGCAAACTGCTCCTTAAGAATCCTCCTCCCAGCAGCCCGACCAAGTCTAACGTCCTCACCCTGCCTAAAAAGAAACAGGATGGCCAGGTGACTGCAGCTGGTGGCCTCCACTTGAGTGCAATGGAGCAGGGAATAGTCCCAACCACTGTGGTGGATGTAGGCAGGCCTCCAAACAGGGTCAGAGGTCGCCTGCGCAGGTTGTTCCGCTCGGACCAGTGCTACTACACCGTGGTGGCgtccatcatcaccatcactgtGGCGCTCATGCTGGTGGGGATTCTGGCTTTTGTGATCATACCGAATGTGATCATTCACCGGAGACCTGGTCATCAAGGGAACGGTACATCATTTGTCAACCCAGAAAATGGGAACACACCCTAA